A genomic stretch from Gopherus flavomarginatus isolate rGopFla2 chromosome 3, rGopFla2.mat.asm, whole genome shotgun sequence includes:
- the LOC127048004 gene encoding uncharacterized protein LOC127048004 yields the protein MELSAAQVTMQSPENRKRAPAWNTQELLDLIAVWGEESVLSELRSSRRNEKTFEKISNAMRQRGHSRDSLQCRVKVKELRQAYQKTKAAKGRSGSGPKTCRFYEELNAILGNCAMTSPPLSVDSEVGVVILATADDFEDGEDVEEELEEDEMAETTQHSIPPNSQDLFLTLTEVPSQPSQASSTDNEAVEASSAAHFSSLPSPVRRIGQIRRLRKKRTREEMFTEIMAVTRSERAHLADWKHVVAKYREAASEREDRRDAKNDMWRQEDQRWRAATLELLRDQTDLLRSLLEELRGHRVPLQPMFNLPQYSPCPISSTPRRVRTRGGRLSAPAHSTPVDSPTKRLSLH from the exons atggagctctcagcagcacaggtaacaatgcagtctcctgagaataggaaaagagctccagcgtggaacacacaggagttattggatctgatagctgtatggggagaagagtctgtgctatcagaactgcgttccagtagacgaaatgagaaaacttttgaaaagatttctaatgccatgaggcagagaggacaTAGCAGAGACTcgttgcagtgcagagttaaagtgaaggagctcagacaagcgtaccagaagaccaaagcagcaaagggcagatccggatctggccccaaaacatgccgcttctacgaggAGCTTAACGCAATTTTAGGTAACTGCGCCAtgacaagcccccccttgtctgtggattcagaggtgggggtagtaatctTAGCCACTGCTGATGATTTTGAGGACGgcgaagatgtggaggaggaactagaggaggacgagatggcagagaccacacagcactccattccccccaacagccaggatcttttcctcaccctgacagaagtaccctcccagccctctcaagcCAGTAGCACAGACAATGAAGCCGTGGAAgcgtcctctg CTGcgcatttctccagcctcccttctcctgtccgaaggataggtcagataaggaggctgaggaagaagaggacacgggaggagatgttcacagaaataatggcagtaacccgcagtgaGAGAGCTCATCTGGCGGACTGGAAACacgtggtcgcaaagtacagggaggctgccagtgaacgtgaggacaggagggacgctaaAAATGatatgtggcggcaggaagatcagcggtggcgggcaGCAACGCTGGAGCTTCTTCGCGATCAGACTGACCTCCTCCGAAGTCTGCTGGAAGAGCTgaggggtcacagagtgccactccagcccatgtttaacctccctcagtactcaccatgtcccatatcttccacacccaggcgtgtaagaacgcgtgggggaaggctttctgcacctgcccactccacccctgtggacagtccaaccaaaaggctgtcattacattga